The DNA segment TCTCCTCTCCGCTGGATCTGATATAACCCTGACATATAATGGACATGCTGAAGATTGTAAAATCCCCAGCATTGTAAAATTTCTGTGTATAAACCAGCGTGTGCAGCATGACCACAACACTGTAATCCGCTGCAGATTTTATACACACACTTCTGGATGAGAAAAGCCCTGCTGCGTTTATAGGGGAGGTCGGCCGTGATAGACCTGGCGACTGTATAACGTGTATGGGCGACTGTAGTGTCTGAACTTCTCTGCCACCAATAGCAACTACAATCCCGgtgtgatgggagttgtagttctacaaGAACTTCTAAATGGCGACCTTAGGCCAAGGTTACACCGTGCCTTGTAGATTCTGGACATTACAATTGGTGTTTTAAAGGGGGATCTTCGCACCTATCCTAACTATTTCAGATACCGGTGACCTATCCGTCATGGATCTCTGATCATTGAGTGTTTAGGATTCATCATCATTCGGGCGCAGGTGGATCTAATCTAaaatggaacacccctttaaactaATAATTCCACTGACACGATAGATATGTACAGAAGCAGGGACATGTTACTTGTAGTCACATCCATGACAATGTCACACTCAGGCGCCATAACACACATGACAACGCGGTGACACTGACTACCATCAATGTGGCCACGTAACCTCACAGGTGTCATCCTGTGGTCCGGGGAAGCCCGTGGGTCAGCAGTGATTATTGCCTGTGTGCCCCCATCCCAGTATTAATGCCGTGACTCCCCCCACTATTATTGGCTtcagctgggagttgtagtccctcaaaTACATCCCAGTAgtaatgctgtgacccccccTAGTATTGGCGCccagctgggagttgtagtccctcaaaCACATCCCAGTAGTAATGCTCTGAACCCCCACCCCTATTATTGGCACCAtcagctgggagttgtagtcccgcaCACACTTACCGAGAAGACAGCATTCTGGAGCCCGAAAGGAATGGGGGTGAGACGGGCCAGGGCGACCACCTTGAGCCCGCTGCCCCCCTCCACCACACGGATGACAGCACCCAGTCTCTGGCTGCTCTCGATCTTGGCCAGCACCCAGTGGGTGAGCAGCTTCTTGCAGATGAGGTGGGCGATGAAGGTGCCAATGAGCACCCCCACTATGACCAGTCCGATCCCCAGCACCAGGCCGTACAGGTAGCCGGCAGCCACGTTCAGGACGATGTAGCCCCAGACACAGGGCAGGGAGACCAGGATGAAGCCCACGATGAAGAGCAGCACCCCGACTAGACTGTCCAGGCTCTCCACCCACACCAGCAGGTCCTTCAGGTAGTGCCGGGCCAGGGTGAGGGAGGCGCAGCACACTGCGCTCACAGCGCACAGCAGCACCAGGCTCCGGCACCAGCACAGCCCCGAGCACGGCTCGTCCTGCGCAGGCGGTGGCGGCGGCGGGCGCCCGTCCTCTTCCATCCCGAGCAGCGCGTCTTCCCGGCCGTGCACCCAGCGGCCCAGCGCCTGGCGGCCATGAGATGCGAGCAGCTGCAGCGTCATGCTGCACGCCTCAGTCCCGGGTGAGAGCAGTCACTGGCGGGGCCGAGCTCCCCGCTCCCGGACATCGCGCGCACCGACAACAACAGCGGTAGCAGATGTCGCGTCCTGCAAGCAGCTTCCCCTGCTCCGCCACCGCTAATACGTCACGCCTGGCAGGCGCCTGTGATTGGCTGGTGGGCGGGCCTAAGAGCGCAGATCGCTTGGAATGCTGCTGCGATAGGCGTGGTCATACTCCCCGCCCCCTAGTCATGCCCCGCCTCCCCGTACAGATGTGTAATCTGTGCTCCGGGAGTTATCCGGCCACTTTCACACTGTCAGTATTTTGCCTCAAATACAGGAGAAAAAACACTGAAGAGATACACAGGTTTACTCTATACAGTTTCTCTGGCTTTGGCTGATACAATATAAAATAGATGAATTAGTGTGTGAACATGGGCTTACTCACATCACAGACAGAAGGGATAGGGGGAAATGACTCTGCcctaaccccttcacgactgacATATGACCTATCTGCACAGGACCTTGACAGTGTCAAACTTTAAATGGTCCAATCTTCTGATCCCTGCACCTAGACACACAATGATGTCCCATTAAGAGGAGAATCTCACACGACCAGAAATATCCACTGTTAAAATTATAGTATAAAATGTGCTTTTTAAAGACAGATCTCAGTTCCCAACGGTAATATTTATTAATGGATCACTCCGGTTCTATTTTACCTAAAAATACAATCCTCATaggatattaaaggggagattctcctctttaatacaACACCATGGAATGTATTTCTCGATGCCACAGTTCTGGCgataattaataaaattattcaaGTTAAAGCCTCACCTACAGAACAGAACTGCAacaattgacctggacattccgaCACCAATGACCCTCAGTCCGGTTTCATTCCACCACCTCTGCTCCAGGTTTATCATGTAATATAAGAGACTAAGGTCACATGACCCACTGGCATGACAAATGTATGGTGTGTACATGAAGGTCATGTGACTGataagg comes from the Engystomops pustulosus chromosome 5, aEngPut4.maternal, whole genome shotgun sequence genome and includes:
- the TMEM64 gene encoding transmembrane protein 64: MTLQLLASHGRQALGRWVHGREDALLGMEEDGRPPPPPPAQDEPCSGLCWCRSLVLLCAVSAVCCASLTLARHYLKDLLVWVESLDSLVGVLLFIVGFILVSLPCVWGYIVLNVAAGYLYGLVLGIGLVIVGVLIGTFIAHLICKKLLTHWVLAKIESSQRLGAVIRVVEGGSGLKVVALARLTPIPFGLQNAVFSITDLSLPNYLAASSIGLFPTQLLNSYLGTTLRTMEDVIAEQSVSGYFIFSLQLVISIALMFYVVHRAQVELNAAIMACEMELKTSLKGSQLNGGNSIFCSKRTLFSMGGINIV